A genomic window from Candidatus Obscuribacter sp. includes:
- a CDS encoding DUF1292 domain-containing protein, producing MTETPASQDAQPTLTLEGEDGHSYQCEFLDRFEFEGNEYALLLKVNEDGTEEEDEDGEQSLVIMRCFERGADFVFQTIESEEEFDRVVAYVEEKVEAEQALAEEEGEA from the coding sequence ATGACCGAGACTCCAGCTTCTCAAGACGCTCAACCGACATTGACCTTGGAAGGTGAAGACGGGCACTCCTACCAGTGCGAGTTTTTGGATCGTTTTGAATTTGAAGGCAATGAGTACGCACTCTTGCTCAAAGTAAACGAAGATGGCACTGAAGAAGAAGACGAAGATGGCGAGCAAAGTCTCGTAATCATGCGTTGCTTCGAGCGTGGTGCAGATTTCGTATTCCAGACTATTGAGTCCGAAGAAGAATTTGACAGAGTAGTAGCTTATGTCGAAGAAAAAGTAGAAGCCGAACAAGCTCTCGCTGAAGAAGAAGGCGAAGCTTAA
- the atpD gene encoding F0F1 ATP synthase subunit beta gives MSTVLEKTQGTVVQVIGPVIDVEFAGGKLPEIYNAIKITGTNPAGDMLDVVCEVQQMLGDNRVRAVAMSSTDGMTRGMVATDTGSPIKVPVGKGTLGRIINVLGQEVDEKEPVKADDYWPIHRPTPELTDLQTDTVIFETGIKVVDLLAPYVKGGKIGLFGGAGVGKTVIIMELINNIAKQHGGYSVFAGVGERTREGNDLYHEMKDSLVGDSCVLDKVALVYGQMNEPPGARMRVALSALTVAEYFRDVAKQDVLLFVDNIFRFTQAGSEVSALLGRMPSAVGYQPTLANEMGQLQERITSTKNGSITSVQAVYVPADDLTDPAPATTFGHLDATTVLSRQIAELGIYPAVDPLASTSTALKPEVVGQEHYDIARGVQQNLQRYKDLQDIIAILGMDELSTDDKLTVSRARKIQRFMSQPFSVASNFTGREGKYVKLKDTVEGFRQILEGECDAMPEGAFYMVGDINEAKEQAKKMAE, from the coding sequence ATGAGTACAGTACTAGAAAAGACCCAAGGTACAGTCGTACAGGTCATCGGACCGGTTATCGACGTTGAGTTTGCCGGCGGCAAATTGCCCGAAATCTACAACGCCATCAAAATCACCGGCACAAATCCAGCTGGCGACATGCTAGATGTCGTTTGCGAAGTCCAGCAAATGCTCGGTGACAACCGCGTAAGAGCTGTTGCGATGAGCAGTACCGACGGTATGACTCGCGGCATGGTTGCAACAGACACTGGCTCACCAATCAAAGTCCCCGTAGGCAAAGGCACACTGGGTCGCATTATCAACGTATTGGGTCAAGAAGTAGACGAGAAAGAACCAGTTAAGGCTGACGACTACTGGCCAATCCACAGACCAACTCCTGAGTTGACTGACCTGCAAACAGACACAGTTATCTTCGAAACCGGTATCAAAGTTGTCGACCTCCTCGCTCCTTACGTAAAAGGCGGCAAGATTGGTCTATTCGGTGGAGCCGGCGTAGGCAAGACCGTTATCATCATGGAACTTATCAACAACATCGCTAAACAACACGGTGGATACTCTGTATTTGCCGGTGTAGGTGAGCGTACTCGTGAAGGTAATGACCTTTATCACGAAATGAAAGATTCGCTAGTAGGCGACAGCTGCGTACTCGATAAAGTAGCACTAGTGTACGGTCAGATGAACGAGCCACCAGGCGCCCGTATGCGTGTTGCTCTTTCTGCTTTGACTGTAGCTGAATACTTCAGAGACGTAGCCAAACAAGACGTTCTTCTGTTCGTAGACAACATCTTCCGCTTCACCCAAGCTGGTTCTGAAGTATCCGCGCTCCTTGGACGTATGCCATCAGCCGTAGGTTATCAACCAACACTGGCTAACGAAATGGGTCAGCTACAAGAGCGTATTACCTCAACCAAAAACGGTTCAATCACATCAGTACAAGCTGTATACGTACCTGCCGACGACTTGACTGACCCAGCCCCAGCGACCACATTTGGTCACTTGGACGCGACAACAGTACTTAGCCGTCAAATCGCTGAGCTTGGCATCTACCCAGCCGTTGACCCTCTGGCATCAACATCCACAGCGCTCAAACCCGAAGTAGTCGGTCAAGAGCACTATGACATCGCCCGTGGTGTACAACAAAACTTGCAACGTTACAAAGACTTGCAAGACATCATCGCCATTCTCGGTATGGACGAACTATCTACAGACGACAAATTGACCGTAAGTCGTGCTCGTAAGATTCAACGTTTCATGAGCCAACCGTTCTCCGTAGCGTCTAACTTCACAGGACGCGAAGGTAAATACGTCAAACTCAAAGACACCGTTGAAGGCTTCCGTCAAATCCTCGAAGGCGAGTGTGACGCAATGCCAGAAGGCGCGTTTTACATGGTTGGCGACATCAATGAAGCCAAAGAACAAGCCAAGAAAATGGCCGAGTAA
- a CDS encoding potassium channel protein has translation MKETLGKRFAIDVIRLVGFVLAGSLGFMLIEQWDFLDSLFMTVITLTTVGYGESHPLSPNGRIYTIFLIFVGVGVVLYLLSDMVEIFLRFNLGARRMRHKIAKLNNHHVVCGYGRSGQEVINHFLLNDIPFVLIELNQEKARQAMEEGLLVLHGDASDDELLIQAQVTKASGIVCALSDDSANTFIALSARGLNEKIKIVCRAANPGSEAKMRRAGADMVISPYVICGKRMAAAVTHPLVTEFLDVVMHTPGYDLRMEQMTLAASSVLVGAALKDANIKQASGAMILAVNQNGKLMYNPSPDLVFQAGDDLIALGTEQQLKKLAEISVAK, from the coding sequence GTGAAAGAAACGCTTGGAAAGCGTTTTGCAATCGATGTAATCCGCCTGGTGGGCTTTGTCCTGGCTGGTTCCCTTGGCTTTATGTTGATTGAGCAATGGGACTTTCTCGACAGTCTCTTTATGACCGTCATCACCTTGACTACCGTGGGCTATGGCGAGAGTCATCCCCTCAGTCCTAACGGTCGCATTTACACAATTTTTTTGATTTTCGTAGGGGTGGGCGTTGTGCTCTACCTCCTTTCGGACATGGTGGAGATTTTCCTCCGGTTTAACTTGGGAGCGCGCAGGATGAGGCACAAAATAGCCAAACTCAATAATCACCACGTCGTTTGTGGCTATGGCCGCAGCGGTCAGGAAGTGATTAACCATTTCCTTTTAAACGACATCCCCTTTGTCTTGATTGAGCTAAATCAAGAGAAAGCCAGGCAAGCCATGGAAGAAGGCTTGTTGGTGCTCCATGGTGACGCCAGTGATGACGAACTCTTAATCCAGGCTCAGGTGACTAAAGCCAGCGGCATTGTCTGTGCGCTATCGGATGACAGCGCCAATACTTTTATTGCTCTCAGTGCTCGCGGACTAAATGAAAAAATCAAAATAGTCTGCCGCGCCGCCAATCCCGGATCTGAAGCCAAGATGAGACGGGCTGGGGCTGACATGGTCATATCGCCCTATGTCATTTGCGGCAAACGTATGGCTGCTGCTGTTACGCATCCGCTGGTTACTGAGTTTTTGGATGTTGTCATGCATACCCCAGGATACGATTTGCGCATGGAACAAATGACCCTGGCCGCCAGTTCTGTACTTGTTGGGGCAGCCTTAAAAGATGCAAACATTAAGCAAGCCAGCGGTGCCATGATCCTGGCCGTTAACCAAAATGGTAAGCTGATGTACAATCCGTCCCCTGATCTGGTCTTTCAGGCAGGAGATGATCTGATTGCTCTGGGGACAGAGCAGCAGTTAAAAAAATTGGCGGAAATTTCCGTCGCAAAGTAG